CTGGACGCCCACCCCGAGGCCGAAACCACCATCGACCCCTACGCGGCGGAAGACCCGGCTGAGTTCTTTGCCGTTACCAGCGAATATTTCTTCAGCGCCCCGGACCTGCTCGCCGAGGCTTTCCCGGCGGTATACGCGCAGCTGGCGTTGTTCTACCGGCAGGACCCGCTGGCGCGCCTGCGCCAACTGCAAGCCGACAGCCCGGACTATCAAGTCAGAGTCGATAATGGCGGGTTCGCGACCAATGGCTAGGCATCCCGGCGTAGCAACACCAGGGGAATATGCCTATAATCGCGCCACTTTTTTTGGCCCAGTACCGGGAGTCACTTATGAGCTACAGCAAGGTTCCAGCAGGTAAAGACCTGCCAAATGACATCTACGTTGTTGTCGAAATCCCGGCTAACCACGCGCCGATCAAATACGAAATCGATAAAGACACCGACAGCCTGTTCGTCGACCGCTTTATGGCCACCCCCATGTTTTACCCGGCCAACTACGGCTACATCCCTAACACCCTGGCCGACGATGGCGATGCCCTCGACGTGCTGGTCGTCACGCCATACCCAGTAGCCCCAGGCTCGGTAGTGCGCGCCCGCCCAATCGGCGTGCTGCACATGACCGACGAAGCCGGTGGCGACGCCAAACT
Above is a genomic segment from Pseudomonas leptonychotis containing:
- the ppa gene encoding inorganic diphosphatase encodes the protein MSYSKVPAGKDLPNDIYVVVEIPANHAPIKYEIDKDTDSLFVDRFMATPMFYPANYGYIPNTLADDGDALDVLVVTPYPVAPGSVVRARPIGVLHMTDEAGGDAKLIAVPHDKLSQLYVDVQEYTDLPALLLEQIKHFFENYKDLEKGKWVKVEGWGNADAARAEIIKAAAAYQK